The Molothrus ater isolate BHLD 08-10-18 breed brown headed cowbird chromosome 1, BPBGC_Mater_1.1, whole genome shotgun sequence genome includes a window with the following:
- the BAMBI gene encoding BMP and activin membrane-bound inhibitor homolog, whose amino-acid sequence MDRHSSYIFIWLQLELCAMAVLLTKGEIRCYCDAAHCVATGYMCKSELSACFSRLLDPQNTHSPLTHGCLDSIASTAEICQAKQAQNHSGTTTMSTLECCHEDMCNYRGLHDVLSPSRGDASGQGSRYQHDSSRNLITKVQELTSSKELWFRAAVIAVPIAGGLILVLLIMLALRMLRSENKRLQDQRQQMLSRLHYSFHGHHSKKGQVAKLDLECMVPVTGHENCCMTCDKMRHSDLSNDKILSLVHWGMYSGHGKLEFV is encoded by the exons ATGGATCGCCATTCCAGCTACATCTTCATCTGGCTGCAACTGGAGCTGTGCGCCATGGCCGTCCTGCTCACCAAAG gtGAAATCAGATGCTACTGTGATGCTGCACACTGTGTTGCAACTGGCTATATGTGCAAGTCTGAGCTTAGTGCCTGCTTCTCCAGACTGCTTGATCCTCAGAATACGCATTCCCCACTTACTCATGGCTGCTTGGACTCTATTGCAAGCACAGCTGAGATCTGCCAAGCCAAACAAGCACAAAACCACTCTGGCACCACCACCATGTCCACATTGGAATGCTGTCATGAAGATATGTGCAATTACAGAGGACTACATGATGTTTTGTCTCCTTCCAGGGGCGATGCTTCAG GACAAGGGAGCAGATATCAACACgacagcagcaggaatctcATCACCAAGGTGCAAGAATTGACTTCTTCGAAAGAGTTATGGTTCAGGGCAGCTGTAATTGCTGTTCCAATAGCTGGTGGGCTCATCTTGGTGCTCCTCATCATGCTGGCCTTGAGGATGCTCAGGAGTGAAAACAAGAGACTGCAAGATCAGCGACAGCAAATGCTCTCTCGTTTGCACTACAGTTTTCATGGACATCATTCGAAAAAAGGGCAGGTGGCAAAATTGGACTTGGAATGCATGGTGCCTGTGACTGGTCACGAGAACTGCTGCATGACCTGTGATAAAATGAGACATTCAGACCTCAGCAATGATAAAATTCTTTCACTAGTCCACTGGGGAATGTACAGCGGACATGGGAAGCTGGAATTTGTATGa